In Streptomyces sp. NBC_01551, one DNA window encodes the following:
- a CDS encoding acyl-CoA dehydrogenase, translating to MGIGITQEQRELADAVRGWVARVVPPEEVRKLLDTPPQTGARPAYWDALAASGLLAPHLEGGTLLDLAVVVEEAARAALPGAYLPSALASVLLDRAGARPLGGRVGAVALGPGSMSAVAVEGGGHLLDGAAPPVLGAGEADLVLLAAEAAHGTRWFAVDAAALDIRTHEGADPTRPTAEVRARGVVVAPGRLLELDAALVRDLACALFAADACGTAAWALHTAAEYAKVREQFGRPIGRFQGVKHLCADMLVRLEQARALAWDAANSMDEAPDVRSLVAALAAGTALDAAYSCAKDCIQILGGIGFTWEHDAHVYLRRALVARQLLGSGDGHRLRAVRLAAAGARRELRLELPARAEAYRAKARAAIEDARGLDPAAARRVLAPTGYAAPYLPPPYGLGAGPVEQLVVQQELRAAGVKVADLGIATWVVPSLLAYGTPAQREAYVLPTLRGELTWCQLFSEPGAGSDLASLRTRAERTAEGGWRINGQKVWTSSAHTADLGILLARTDPAAPKHKGLGYFVVDMKRTPGIDIRPLKEITGEALFNEVYFDDVLLPADALVGAADSGWQVARNTLGNERVHMADQMTFDTGLEALIARSADLDGAGRARIGALAAEAHALACIGLRTTLSQVSGLEPGAGASVRKLVQTPHQQRTAELALELLGPAGAVREGAGERAVHGLLMSRCLTIAGGTTQVQLNVVAERILGLPRD from the coding sequence ATGGGCATCGGAATCACGCAGGAGCAGCGGGAACTGGCCGACGCGGTACGCGGCTGGGTGGCGCGGGTCGTACCGCCCGAGGAGGTGCGCAAGCTGCTCGACACCCCGCCGCAGACCGGGGCGCGCCCCGCCTACTGGGACGCGCTCGCCGCGTCCGGGCTGCTCGCCCCGCACCTGGAGGGCGGCACCCTGCTCGACCTGGCCGTGGTCGTCGAGGAGGCCGCCCGGGCGGCGCTGCCCGGGGCGTACCTGCCGAGCGCGCTGGCCTCCGTACTCCTGGACCGGGCCGGGGCCCGGCCGCTCGGCGGGCGGGTCGGCGCCGTCGCCCTCGGGCCCGGCAGCATGAGCGCCGTCGCCGTCGAAGGCGGCGGACACCTCCTCGACGGCGCCGCGCCGCCCGTGCTCGGCGCGGGCGAGGCCGACCTGGTGCTGCTCGCCGCCGAAGCCGCGCACGGCACCCGCTGGTTCGCGGTGGACGCCGCCGCGCTGGACATCCGCACGCACGAGGGCGCCGACCCGACACGGCCCACCGCCGAGGTGCGGGCCCGGGGCGTCGTCGTCGCACCCGGCCGGCTCCTCGAACTGGACGCCGCCCTGGTCCGCGACCTGGCCTGCGCCCTCTTCGCCGCCGACGCCTGCGGCACCGCCGCCTGGGCGCTGCACACCGCCGCCGAGTACGCCAAGGTGCGCGAGCAGTTCGGCCGGCCCATCGGGCGCTTCCAGGGCGTCAAGCACCTGTGCGCCGACATGCTGGTCCGCCTGGAGCAGGCCCGGGCGCTCGCCTGGGACGCGGCCAACAGCATGGACGAGGCCCCGGACGTCCGCTCGCTCGTCGCCGCGCTCGCCGCCGGCACCGCGCTCGACGCCGCGTACTCCTGCGCCAAGGACTGCATCCAGATCCTCGGCGGCATCGGCTTCACCTGGGAGCACGACGCCCACGTCTACCTGCGCCGGGCCCTCGTCGCACGCCAGCTCCTCGGCTCCGGCGACGGACACCGGCTGCGGGCCGTCCGGCTCGCGGCGGCCGGCGCCCGCCGCGAGCTCAGGCTCGAACTCCCCGCGCGGGCCGAGGCGTACCGGGCGAAGGCGCGCGCCGCCATCGAGGACGCCCGGGGCCTCGACCCGGCGGCCGCGCGCCGCGTCCTCGCCCCGACCGGGTACGCGGCCCCGTACCTGCCGCCCCCGTACGGCCTCGGCGCCGGACCCGTCGAGCAGCTCGTCGTCCAGCAGGAGCTGCGGGCGGCGGGGGTCAAGGTCGCCGACCTCGGGATCGCCACCTGGGTGGTCCCCTCGCTGCTCGCCTACGGGACGCCGGCCCAGCGCGAGGCCTACGTACTCCCCACCCTGCGCGGGGAGCTGACCTGGTGCCAGCTCTTCTCGGAGCCGGGCGCGGGCTCCGACCTGGCCTCGCTGCGGACCAGGGCGGAGCGGACCGCGGAGGGCGGCTGGCGGATCAACGGGCAGAAGGTGTGGACGAGTTCCGCGCACACCGCCGACCTCGGGATCCTGCTCGCCCGGACGGACCCGGCCGCGCCGAAGCACAAGGGGCTCGGGTACTTCGTCGTCGACATGAAGCGGACCCCCGGGATCGACATCCGGCCGCTGAAGGAGATCACCGGCGAGGCCCTCTTCAACGAGGTCTACTTCGACGACGTGCTGCTCCCCGCGGACGCGCTGGTGGGGGCGGCCGACAGCGGCTGGCAGGTCGCGCGGAACACCCTCGGCAACGAGCGGGTCCACATGGCCGACCAGATGACCTTCGACACGGGGCTGGAGGCGCTGATCGCCCGCTCCGCCGATCTGGACGGGGCCGGGCGCGCGCGGATCGGGGCGCTGGCCGCCGAGGCGCACGCGCTGGCCTGCATCGGGCTGCGCACCACGCTCTCGCAGGTGTCGGGGCTGGAGCCGGGCGCGGGCGCTTCCGTGCGCAAGCTCGTCCAGACCCCGCACCAGCAGCGGACCGCGGAGCTCGCGCTCGAACTGCTGGGACCGGCGGGCGCGGTGCGGGAGGGGGCGGGGGAGCGGGCGGTGCACGGGCTGCTCATGTCCCGCTGCCTGACCATCGCCGGGGGCACCACCCAAGTCCAGCTCAACGTCGTCGCCGAGCGGATTCTCGGCCTTCCCAGGGACTAG
- a CDS encoding polyprenyl synthetase family protein, with protein sequence MELALDRLGPASVAVKAAVTKLLRHQKLRHPLSVLPMLVHAVETGTPRPATPISAVHVLWWTSACFLDDLADGHGSSLSAGLTENEALLASVISGTILPIRIIQSLPAPAPVHSALTAEIATGWTVGTEGQLRDIGGEADSATRKSVIEAYRGKSGGPFSMITAMAAILSGALPEDIAKWREFGYVFGILWQMFNDQEDILSGRGEDLLNGTVTYLLTCALDDAPPGSRAHILNLHTAARDCARSRSELTGLLLDPAVLDQFREDLDGFRDEASRILDELGGDPVYAGILRRLVDHSARMLLEPVPAPAVAVSA encoded by the coding sequence ATGGAACTCGCTCTCGATCGACTCGGCCCGGCGTCGGTCGCGGTCAAGGCCGCGGTCACCAAACTCCTACGCCATCAGAAGCTGCGTCATCCGCTGTCCGTACTGCCCATGCTGGTGCACGCGGTGGAGACAGGCACCCCCCGCCCGGCCACCCCCATATCCGCCGTGCACGTGCTGTGGTGGACTTCGGCCTGCTTCCTCGACGACCTCGCGGACGGGCACGGCAGTTCACTGTCCGCCGGACTCACCGAGAACGAGGCGCTGCTCGCCTCCGTCATCAGCGGAACGATCCTGCCCATCCGGATCATCCAGTCGCTGCCGGCCCCCGCGCCGGTCCACAGCGCCCTGACGGCGGAGATCGCCACCGGCTGGACCGTCGGCACCGAAGGCCAGCTGCGCGACATCGGTGGCGAGGCGGACAGCGCGACCCGGAAATCGGTGATCGAGGCTTATCGCGGGAAATCCGGCGGGCCGTTCTCGATGATCACGGCAATGGCGGCGATATTGTCCGGAGCCCTGCCCGAGGACATAGCGAAGTGGCGTGAGTTCGGTTATGTCTTCGGAATCCTGTGGCAGATGTTCAACGACCAGGAGGACATTCTCTCCGGTCGCGGCGAGGACCTCCTGAACGGCACCGTCACCTATCTGCTCACCTGCGCCCTCGACGACGCCCCACCCGGCTCCCGGGCGCACATCCTGAACCTGCACACCGCGGCGCGCGACTGCGCGCGGTCGAGGTCCGAACTCACCGGCCTCCTGCTCGACCCCGCGGTGCTCGACCAGTTCCGCGAGGACCTCGACGGGTTCCGCGACGAGGCGTCCCGCATTCTCGACGAGCTCGGCGGCGACCCCGTGTACGCGGGCATCCTGCGCCGCCTCGTCGACCACTCGGCCCGGATGCTCCTGGAGCCGGTCCCCGCCCCCGCCGTGGCGGTCTCCGCGTAG
- a CDS encoding class I SAM-dependent methyltransferase has protein sequence MAPATPKPETLAAFEAAKGFMPVREGLALYAAAADAASLGLPLLEVGTYCGRSTLLLADAAREAGVAAITVDHHRGSEEQQPGWEYHDPSVVDPEVGLMDTLPTFRRTLHKAGLEDHVIAIVGRSPQVAATWGGPLGFVFVDGGHTDEHATGDYEGWAPHLAEGGTLVIHDVFPDPADGGQAPYRIYLRALSSGAFEEISVTDSLRVLRRTGPGI, from the coding sequence ATGGCCCCCGCCACCCCCAAGCCGGAGACCCTCGCCGCCTTCGAGGCCGCCAAGGGCTTCATGCCGGTACGCGAGGGCCTCGCCCTGTACGCGGCCGCCGCCGATGCCGCGTCCCTCGGGCTGCCCCTCCTGGAGGTCGGCACCTACTGCGGGCGCTCCACCCTGCTGCTCGCCGACGCCGCCCGCGAGGCCGGCGTCGCCGCGATCACCGTCGACCACCACCGGGGCAGCGAGGAGCAGCAGCCCGGCTGGGAGTACCACGACCCGTCCGTCGTGGACCCCGAGGTCGGCCTGATGGACACCCTGCCCACCTTCCGCCGCACCCTCCACAAGGCGGGCCTGGAAGACCACGTCATCGCGATCGTCGGCCGCTCCCCGCAGGTCGCCGCCACCTGGGGCGGCCCGCTCGGCTTCGTCTTCGTCGACGGCGGCCACACCGACGAGCACGCCACCGGCGACTACGAGGGCTGGGCCCCGCACCTCGCCGAGGGCGGGACGCTCGTCATCCACGACGTGTTCCCCGACCCGGCCGACGGCGGCCAGGCCCCGTACCGGATCTACCTGCGCGCCCTGTCCTCCGGCGCCTTCGAGGAGATCTCCGTCACGGACTCGCTCCGCGTGCTGCGCCGCACCGGCCCCGGCATCTGA
- a CDS encoding N-acetylmuramoyl-L-alanine amidase, with protein sequence MRYDDSPPPPESAASVSPDRPWYTRRSTLAVAVAALAPTALAGWVLTQVLTGSGPDGPPAPKALPASHTAGATAHGAGDAKASTATPTPAASASASASAPAPAAPAKGALAGRTVVIDPGHNTGNFKHTSEINEQVDIGTNRKECDTTGTTTNSGYMEAEFTLDVSRRTRALLEAKGAKVVFTHDADRPWGPCIDERARIGNEAKADAVVSVHADGVSAGNRGFHIILPATVKGGAADTSKIVGPSRDLGERIAGNFARSTGSAPANYLGNGTGLVVRDDLGGLNLSTRPKVFIECGNMRDAKDAAQLTSPQWRQKAAEGIANGIVGFLGG encoded by the coding sequence GTGCGCTACGACGACAGCCCCCCGCCCCCCGAGTCCGCCGCCTCGGTCAGCCCGGACCGGCCCTGGTACACCCGGCGCTCCACCCTCGCCGTCGCGGTGGCCGCCCTCGCCCCGACCGCTTTGGCCGGGTGGGTGCTCACCCAGGTCCTGACCGGCTCCGGGCCGGACGGCCCACCGGCGCCGAAGGCGCTGCCCGCCTCCCACACCGCCGGGGCGACCGCCCACGGCGCCGGGGACGCGAAGGCGAGTACGGCCACGCCCACCCCGGCCGCATCGGCTTCGGCATCCGCCTCCGCCCCGGCCCCGGCGGCGCCCGCCAAGGGCGCGCTGGCCGGCCGGACCGTGGTCATCGACCCCGGCCACAACACCGGCAACTTCAAGCACACCTCCGAGATCAACGAGCAGGTGGACATCGGCACCAACCGCAAGGAGTGCGACACCACCGGCACCACCACCAACTCCGGCTACATGGAAGCCGAGTTCACCCTCGACGTGTCGCGCCGGACGCGCGCCCTCCTGGAGGCCAAGGGCGCCAAGGTGGTCTTCACCCACGACGCCGACCGCCCCTGGGGCCCTTGCATCGACGAGCGGGCCCGGATCGGCAACGAGGCGAAGGCGGACGCGGTGGTCTCCGTCCACGCGGACGGCGTCTCCGCCGGGAACCGCGGCTTCCACATCATCCTCCCGGCCACGGTCAAGGGCGGCGCCGCGGACACCTCGAAGATCGTCGGCCCCTCCCGTGACCTGGGCGAGCGGATCGCGGGCAACTTCGCCCGCAGCACCGGATCCGCCCCCGCCAACTACCTGGGCAACGGTACCGGGTTGGTGGTCCGGGACGATCTCGGCGGGCTCAATCTCTCGACCAGGCCCAAGGTGTTCATCGAATGCGGCAACATGCGTGACGCCAAGGACGCGGCGCAGCTGACGAGTCCGCAGTGGCGGCAGAAGGCAGCGGAAGGCATCGCGAACGGCATCGTCGGGTTCCTCGGCGGGTAG